The DNA sequence TGGTTTTGGGCATGCGGCTGCGCCAATGCGCCACTGCGGTTTTGAGGGCGTCGGCTTGGTTGAGTTGGCTGTAGAGGACAAACCGCGTGAAATCGTTAGGCACCGGGTAATGTAGCGCAAGCAGCCTCTTCATAAGTTCCAATCCATCCGTCTGTTTTTGATGCGCCAAAAAGCCAGCGGAGTCAACCCGCAAATCAGCATCGCCCAGAGTCTGCTTTAGAAGCCCCAGCGTCGCCGGCGCCTGCCACCCAAACTCAGTTAAAAACCGCCCCCGATCCTCAAGGTAGCTTAGGTAATCCGCGCCTTTGCTCCACACCATCCAGTTGTGGCGTGTTCCCTGTGCTTCGCTGTTGGGGTCTTCTCCGCCTAGGGGGCTGCTGGCTCGGTAGGGCCTTGTGCCGTCCAGCCGGGCAAGAACCCGCGGAATCACCTCCTCAAAAATGGGCAGTCCCATAGGCTTCTCGCGGTCCCTCCAGACTTGATGGTGCTGCCAATGGATTTCGTTGTTGCCGCACCACACCACGATGCAGGGGTGCCCCCGTAGCCGCGTAGCCTCCAGTTCCGCCTCCTCCTCCGCTGCTTTAAGGAACCAATCGGTCTGGGGGTAGGCTGCGCAGGCATACATGAAGTCCTGCCAAACCATTAAGCCCAACTCGTCACATAGACTGTAGAATTCCTCGTCTTCGTAGACTCCGCCGCCCCAAACCCTCAGCATATTCATGTTAGCCTCAGATGCCAAAGTCAACAGGGCGCGGTAACGGTCAGCGGAGACTTTGGGCAGAAATGAATCAGCGGGCACCCAGTTGGCGCCGCGGCAAAACACTTCTCGCCCGTTAACCGCGAAGACGAAGCCTACTCCTTCATCGTCGGACTGCTGGAGCAGCTTTACGCTTCGGATGCCGCATTTTGCCTCTGCCCTATCCAGCAGCTTGCCTTGGGCGGTGATTTCCAGGGTGGCGGTGTATAGGTTTGGTTTGCCGTAGCCTTTGGGCCACCAAAGCTGTGGCTTTGAGATTTCAATTTGGGTTTCTATCAAGCTGTAACCCGCGGGGATGATGGCCGCATGCGTTTTTTCTTGTTTTTGCCCAAAGCCTTCAAACGTAAACTTTGCCTGCAACACGCAATCTTCAACGCAGTAAACTTCCCCAGACAACTTGACCGCTGCCTTCTCCTCTGAGACTTCAAGAGGCAAAACCGCCAAACCCCCCAGCGCTGCCACATCATAGCCCACCAGAGAAGCGCTGCGCCATATCCCCGCCGTCGGCAAAGTCGGAGCCCAATCCCAACCGAACATATACTGAGCTTTGCGGATGTAGGGGCGGCTTGAGCAGTTCTCGGCATGCAGGCAGCCGCATACTGCGCCGTATCGGCGTTCAAGTTCAGCGGCAACCCGGTAGATCGGCTTAAAGCACACCGCCAACACGTTTCGTCCCGGCAAAGCGGCTTCTTTTACGTTGAAGCGCCAGGGCCTAAACATGTTATCTGCTTTGCCCACGGCTACACCGTTAAGCCAGATTGAGGCAGCGGTGTCTAGCCCCTCGAAGACAAGCCAAAGCGCCTCTTTTTCGGCGAGGCCTTGGGGCAACTCAAATTCCCTGCGGTACCACCATTCCCTCTGGCTGACCCACTGTGCCGCTGATTCGTTTTCGTTCTGCAGCGGGTCGGCGATGCATCTGTTAGCCAGCAAATCCGTATGCACTACCCCGGGGACCTCGCCCAAGAGCCAGTCGCCATCCGGGTAGTTTGGCTTGTAGGCTTTTACTTGTTCTCCAGTGTCTTCCAAAAAACCGTTAAATCTCCATTTGCCGTTCAAAGAAAAATCCAAAAGAAGCCTCCACCTAAACATTTGGGCGGCGAGGCAAATATAACTTCAGCGTCTTAGCTGAGAAGGTAAATCCAGAGGCACCTGCATGTCGAGGCGGTTATGCGTAGGTTAGCGCGGAGGCTGCCGCCGATGCGTGGTCGGCTACGGCGCGGCGGAGCCTGATACTTCAATTCGCCTACTTTAAAGCCGCTTTTTTTAGCCGCAACCAACAGTTCACCCCCGAAGGTTTCGCCGCCCCGCAACTTGGCATCCACGATTGCTTCTCGCCTGAAAGCCCGGAAATTTGAGTAGAAATCAGAGACCCCTATTAATCTGCCTAAAGTTGCCGCTGCCCACCGCTCAGAAATTCTTGGCAGAACCCTGCGGGAAGCAACGGCTACGTCGCAGTCAGCGAGTTTTTCCAGCAGCGCCGGTATGGTTTCAGGGGGGTTTTCTAGGTCTGAGTCGATGGTGACTACGATAGGGTACCGGGCGTGTTTGGCAGCCAGCAGCAGCCCCTTGGTTTGTCCCTCGTGTGCTTTTCCGATGGCTACGTCGGCGAGTTGCTTGGCGATTTGGAGGGTTCCATCTGGCGAGCTATCATCCACCACCACGATTTCATGGGGGCGCCCCGCGAGCGTTTGGCGGATTCTGCGGATTAGCTCTGCAATGTTTTCTTGCTCGTTCCATGTGGTGGTGACCACGGATACGCCGTATGGGCTTGCGGTTTTAGGGCTCATCGATAGCCTATATGGCTGGACGTTGGTATTAAGCTCTGTTAGGCTGGGTTGATGCATTTGCTTTTGGCGGGTTTAGAGAATTTTTAGTCATAGCCTGAGGGTTGGTGACACAATAAGCTTTTAATAACTGGAGGACTGATGTGTTAACGAATTTCAAAATTAGGATAAGACTAATAGAAGGAAATGAACATGAGCAAAAGTGATAAACCCCACCTAAACATCATTATCATGGGGCACGTTGACAACGGCAAATCAACAACCACAGGCCACTTACTGTACTTGGCAGGCGTTATCGATCAGCGCACAATCGACGCATTCAAGGAAGAAGCCGAAAAAATGGGCAAAGGCACATTCCACTTCGCGTGGGTTCTCGACAACCTAAAGGAAGAGCGAGAACGCGGTGTCACCATCGATCTTCGATTCCTCCAGTTCCCAACAAAGAAATACAACATGACTGTCATCGATGCACCAGGCCACAGAGACTTTATCAAAAACATGATTACTGGCGCAAGCCAAGCCGACGCAGCTGTCCTCTTCAGTTCAGCTAAGAAAGGCGAGTTCGAGGCAGGCATCGGCGCAGGCGGCCAAACAAGAGAGCATGCATTCCTTGCTTTCACCCAAGGCATCCGCCAACTAATCGTTGCCATCAACAAGATGGATGACAACACCGTTAACTGGAGCCAAGAAAGATATACTGAAATGAAGAACGAAATTACAAGAATGCTCAAAACCATCGGCTACAAGATTGAAGCAATCAACTTCATTCCAGTTTCCGGCTGGACAGGCGACAACTTGATCAAGAAAAGCGACAAGATGCCCTGGTATAACGGTCCAACCTTGATGGAAGGATTCGACCTACTTGAGGTCCCAGCAAAACCAACCAACAAACCACTCCGCGTCCCAATCCAAGACGTTTACACCATCACAGGCATCGGCACAGTTCCAGTTGGCAGAGTCGAAACCGGCATCCTCAAACCAGGACAGAACCTAGTCTTCATGCCATCAAACAAAACCGCTGAAGTCAAATCCATCGAAATGCACCACACCTCTATCCCCTCAGCAGAGCCAGGCGACAACATCGGCATCAGCGTCAGAGGCATCGCAAAGAACGATGTCCACCGCGGAGACGTTGCAGGTCCAGTTGACAACCCGCCAACCGTAGCGAAAGAATTCATCGGACAAATCCTTGTCATCTACCACCCAACAGCCATCGCAGCAGGCTACACACCAGTCCTCCACTACCACACAGGACAGATCGCATGCAGATTCACCGAACTCATCAAGAAAATTGACCCAAGAACTGGTCAAGTATCCGAAGAGCACCCAAGCTTCCTAAAGACAGGCGACGCAGCTCAAGTACGCATGGAACCACTACACCCAATCGCGGTCGAAGCATTCAAGGACTTCCCAGAACTCGGCAGATTCGCAGTCCGAGACATGGGCACAACTGTTGCAGCAGGCGTAATCAAAGAAGTAACCAAGAAGGGTCCATAAGACCCCTTTTCAAATTTTTTTAGTATTTTTTAGTTCTCGTTGACTAGTTATTTTTTCGCTTGTTGTTGCAGCGATGCAGTCACAAGTCCATATATCCGTTGCTGCCGAGTGCCTACATAAGGTGTGGCAGAATGGAATACGTCATCGTTAAAGAAGTGGATTTCCCAAAAAAGCAACTTCAAGGCAAAGAACATGACTCTGATTACCCCTCACTTAAGGATGTGCCGCTTGAAGTTCGGCGCAGGGAAGCCAAAAAACCGCTCTATCTAATCCGCTACGAATAAGCCCTACCTGCAAGCATTGATCACGTTGCTGATTGAGGCAGGCAGCGGATAAGCTGGATCCTCGAAGACGACGTTGACTTTTAAGCCGTAATCTTTGAGTGTTTTCTGCATCGTGTCCCAGATTCGCAGGGTTTGCTCGTCCGCGGGGTAGATGCCCCAGATTTTATCTTGCGCCCAGCGGCTTCCCCACCCATAGTTTGGGGGCAGAACCAATGCGGCGTCGGCGACGATGGAGTTTGGGCTATGTTGTCCCTCTATGATTTCGTTTTTCCAAAACGTATGTAGCGCCTCGAAATGCTCCGTTTGCATGGTGCCGTATTCGCCGCTGTCTTGGCTGTAGTAGTTGAAGATAATCAGGTATTTGGCTCCGCATTGATATGCAGTTTCAAGTTGACCCAGTATTTCTGCGCCGCTGTCTAGATAAGGCGGCGATTGATACTTCCAGGTGATAACCGCTCCCCAATCTTTATGCTGCAGGTCCGCGGCCCCCCGCAGAAAAGCAATCTGCTGATTAACACTCAAATTCCAGCCCAGCTGCCCCAAAACCACGTCGTAGCCGGCTTGGTAATCAAACCAGTAAAGCTGGTAGTCGGAGGTGAACACTTGGGTTTGCTGTTTTAGGTAACTTATTTTGTCCTTGTCTTTATCTTGAAATCTTTGTGCTGTGTCGTCGATGTTTTGGAAGGGGCGACTGCTGTTTAGTTGCTGATAGGTTTGGTAACTGAATCCCTCTTGGGCTGACCTGATTGTTTGGATTGTGCCGTCGGGGTTAAACAGTGCTTCGCTGTTTATGCCAACGCCATCTTTTTGGGGTTCAGAGAGACGTATTGCACCATCAAACTGGTAGTTGATGACTACGCCGTTGGCCTTCTCCACCACAACGTCGCCGTACTTGGTTTTGGTTATGGTGTCGCCAGTGGCTTGGTCAGTATAGGTCACGTAGTCATCGAGCATTTTTCCCCCGGGTTCATCACCATAGTAGACGCCGACTAAGTGGCTACCCCACCGCTCCTTAGCCGCCGCTAGCCACTCCGAAAAGGATTCTTCCACAAAGTTGCCGAAGTAAGGAAGAAAATACATGCCTGCGTCCACCGCGTAATCGCCCAGTTCATTGACGCCCTCAAAGTCCCGCTGCAGCAGACCCGACTGCAAAACAAACAGGTTCGAGTAGTCTTTAACGTGGTCTATAAGCTGTTTGCCCTGCGCCACCGTGTCTCCGCAGTACGCGATTCCAACATATGCAGGCGGCGGCTCAGGCTTAGCGGGGGCTCTGTTTTGTGTGGCTAAGAATCCAGCCAGCGCTACCATAGCTATTATGATTACGCACAGGGCTGTGGTGTATGCTCTTCTCATTACCTACCCCTAGCCAATACTGCCTGCCGTTGAGATAAGATTTTCCCAGTTTCTTGATGTTTTTTGGAAGCGTTGGCTATGCAGACATATGTAAAAATTTATAACAGCCATGTTACCGTTGTATGATAAGAAAACAATTGGCGGTCGAGCGGATGAAAGTTAAACTGTTGGGTCTATTCACAGCCTTATTGATTGTATTATCCGGTTGCGTTACTCTTTCAGGTTCCATGGTGCTTGCCGCCGCTCAAAGCGGCGATGTTGCCTACACGTTGCTATTCGATCCTTTCGGTTCCCCTACCCCTACGCCCTCGCCTACAGCTGAACCAACTGTTACCCCCACACCAACACCCCGACCTGAACCCACTGAGAAACCAACATTGGACATGTACTGTTTAAGCACCGCCTCAGTAAGCAACCTTAAAGTTAACGTAACGGGATCTCTGACCTACAATAACACCGCAATACCCAACGCAAACATCTACCTCGGTTATAGCGCTGACAGCGGGGACACCTGGCAAAACTTTACGTTTGTGCAAACACGCGTTGACGGCTCTTTTGGTGCAGTTTGGATTCCCAACGCAACAGGGAACTATCTGATGTGTGCCTACTGGGAAGGTAACTGGACACTCCATTGGATGAACACCACCGCAGCTCTCGCGTTAGCCCATGATTCGGCAGGTAACGTTTTCTCGGTCACGTCGAACTCAACCGTATCTGGCTTCACCTACAATGAGGATACCCAAACAGTTAGCTTGGCTACGAATGGCACCTCTAGCACGCTGGGTTATCTGCAGGTTTCTATTCCAAAGACTCTGCTAAGCGATGTTGAGACGCTGGAGGTCAACATAGATGGGAAAACAATCGAGTTCACCAGTGTATCCCAAGACGAAACCTGGGTTATCTCATGCCTGTACAGTCAAAGCGCACACACATTCACCATGCAGATACCTTTCAAGCAAGTGTTGTCTGCAAACGAAACACCCTGGATAGCCATTGTCCTCATCATAATCTTAGTGTTAATCGCTCTTGCCGCATTAGTGGTGGTTAGACGTAGACGCAGAACAGCCGCAACCGTCGCAGCTATCCTGAAAGAGAATCGCCCAGTTAACTAACCTCTAAAGGAAAACAACTCAGCAGTTAGGCGCTTACATACAAAAACAAATCACCTAAGCCCCTTTGGGTTGTGCATACGTGCAAACATTTTGAAACGAAAACCACATTAAACCCAGTGCAGTAACCGCAATCAACAGTGTGACGGCTATGTCTGGAAGCGAAACCCTTGTGCCCTTCATCAAAGAAAAGAAACGCGGCGAAGAACCCACCATAATAGTGGATAGCCGCGAAGCAAGCAGCGCCAAAAAAATCGCCGGGGGCCTAGTCGAGCGAGGCGTTGAAGTTAAAACCCAGATGCTCGAGAAAGGCGACTACATCCTGAGCGACCAATGCGCGGTGGAACGCAAAACCGTCAACGACTTCGTTTACACGCTAACGCGGCGTTACCTCTTCGAGCAGCTTTTCCGCCTAAAAGACGTTTACCCCAAATCGCTCATCGTGCTGGAGGGATACTTGCCCATCATCTACAAGTACAGCAGCATCTCCCCAGCGTCAGTGTGGGGCGCCATGTTTAACCTCGCCAAAAACGGCATAGCCATCGTTAACACCGCCAGCCAGAAGGAAACCGTTGATTTCCTCTACACCGCCGCGCGGCAAGAGCAAATCGTGGAGAAACGCAGCGCCGTCGTGCATGCCTTCAAAAAATGCGATACTCTCTCTGATGCGCAGGTTTACTTCGTCGCGAGTTTACCGGCTATTGGACGCGAAAAAGCCACGGCTATTCTGGAGTCCTACCAGACGCCGATGAATGCACTCATCAACGTAGCTGACTGGGAATCCGCGGTGCATGGGCTTGGTCCAGTGATAACTAACCGCGTTAAGGACGTGCTTAACTCGCCCTACTGCCAAAAGGAACCCAAAGAGGAAACAGAACCCTGACCTGAGCCTCTGCTGCCTCCAAGCTACCTCCCCTCCCTATCGCTCAAGGCTGCCCTGACTCTATTCTTTAGTTAGCGCCTCGTAGACTGCGCTGGCGATCAGTCGGCTTCCCTGATCGTTAGGATGGACGCCGTCGAAGGGAAAAGCCTCGGGGTGGCTGAGCAGCGCAGAATACACGTCTATGGTGGGCAAGCCTGTTTTGGCGGCGACTTCACTGATGCCTGGAAGTATATGTTGCTCAAAGAATTCGGTGCTTAAGCCGGTGCCGTTGTTGAAGATCGGCGGGGGCAGCGCAAGCCAAACCTGCGGTTTACTCTCCAGTGACTGGAACTTATCGATGAGGGCCGAATAATCCTCGATGAAGTAGGCATTGTACTTTTGGACGTCGGGGTTAGCGTCGTTGGTGCCCAGCATGATAATGACGATGTCGGGTTTGAATTCGAGGGCTTGCCGGAAAACCTCCTCGTGCATATATGGCGTGGGTGCATCAAGGGAAACCGTGGTTCCATGCCAACCAAAGTTCGCAACATCGTAGCCTCCGCCAAGCATCATGTAGAGGTCATCGGGGTAGAGGGAGCCTTCGGTTAAGCTGTCGCCGACGCATGCCACGCGGATAGGCGCACTTTGGGGTTTACTGATGGCTTGCATGAGCAGGGCTCCTCCGATTATGATGATTACTGCGGCTGCGGCATATAGCAGTTTAGTTTGCCTCTTCATCGCAGATGCACTATCGGGCTTAAGTTAAAAGCGTAATGGCTGCTGCCTGCTGTTTAAGGTTTGGCTCCACCGCGGCATAGATGGTTTCCGCAATCACTACTGCGCCGGCTACCTTGGGGTGGATGCCATCGATGAAGTAGTCTTCATGCCCCAGAAGCGGCGTATGCACATCAATCACTGGCAAATCCATCTGCCCCGCTAGCTGCCGGATGCTGGGAATGATCTTCTGCGTTAAAATTGCTTCACTGAGGTCTCCTGGGTTATGGTAAATCGGCGGGGGCAAAACAAGCCAAACCTGCGGTTTACTGTCCAGCCCCTGGAAAGCCTCTATGAGGGCGGTGTAGTCAGCGATGAATGCGTCGGCGGTTTCGTTAAGTTCGGGGTTGGCATCGTTAGTGCCCAGCATGATGATGACAACGTCGGGGTTAAAAGTTAGGGCAACTTGGAAGGCGGTTTCGTTGATGTATCCGCTGCCTGAATGCGAATCCACCGTTGCTCCCCCGATGCCGAAGTCGCCTACTACGTAGCCGCTGCCCAGTTTGCTCCAGAGGTCAATGGTGTACTCGTTGCCCCTGGTGATACTGTCGCCGATGCATGCCACGCGGATGGGTTGAGCTAGGGCATTTTGCTGGGCGGTAAGCATGTAGGCTTCCGTGGCTGCCACGACAACTATCGCTATCAGGGCAAGTGATAGCAGCTTTACTTTGCGGTTCATAGGTTTGATTTACTCATGCTGCGGATTTAAGGCTTAGCAGATATGAAGGGGCGCCTCGGGGCGCAACTGTTTTGTTGTTGGACAAGTCTATGATGTATCAGGAAATGTAGTATGGGGTTTATAAAGAGGAAGCGAAAAACCCCCTGAGGAATCTTATTTTGACGGATAAAGACGTTTTTGATGCGGAATCAATTAAAGCAGAGTTTACCCGAAGGTTAGTTTCTAATCTTTTAGACATAATTCTTCTGGCACATTTTAAGGAGGAACCCTTCAGCGGCTACGACGCAACCCAGTACCTGCACCGAAGCCTAAACGTGTTGATGAGCCCCGGGACAGTCTACGCTAACCTCTACTCGATGGAGCGGCATGGACTGGTGGAAAGCTTCCGCGGACCTAACAAAACCCTCTTTAAAGCCACAGCTAAAGGCATCTTCACCAAAGACCTGCTCACTTCACCTATGGAAATCGCCGGTTTCTTCTCTAGAATTATGGAACAGTAAAACGGCAGCATAACCAATGTTTGGTGTGAACCGGTTGAACAGTGGCCTGTGGGTGATGGGGCAGGTCTTTTTGTGGTTTTGTTGCGTGGGGCGCTGGATGCATGTATCAACTGTGTTTAATGGGTCAATAAGTTAATATCGGGCAACTTTGATTTTGAGGTGAACGAAACGGGTAAACCTCTGGTTTGCCTGTCTACAAGTTGGAAAATGCCCAATTTTTGGACAAATAACGTTTACAAATTTACGGAAGAGACTAAAGTGAAAATCGAAGTGCTCGGTGGAGCCCGAGAAGTAGGTGGCTCCTGCATCTCAGTTGAAACAGATTCAGCTAAGATAGCATTAGACTACGGAATAAAACTTGACGGCGAAGTAAAAAAGCTGCCTAAGGATTTTGATGCGGTTATCATAAGCCATGCCCATCTGGACCACACAGGCAGTTTGCTCTCGTTAAGCAAAAACAACCCCATAATAATCGGCTCCGACATCAGCCGCGACGTAACCGTTGACCTCCTCCATGACATGGTGAAGATCCAGAATGGAAAAGGCAACTTTGAATACCAAGATGAACACGCGGAACGTGTAGGCGCGTGCTGGTGGAGCCGCGACTCCGCTGCATTGCCCGGCATGAACATTACGCTTCAATCCGCAGGGCACGTGGCGGGCGCAAAAATAACCACGCTTCAGGCGGAGAAGAAAAGGATCGTTTACACAGGCGATTTCTGTCTTCATGACACCGAGATTCTGCAGGGCGCCAAACTCGAGACGCTGCCTAAGAGGCCTGATGTCTTGA is a window from the Candidatus Bathyarchaeota archaeon genome containing:
- a CDS encoding GDSL-type esterase/lipase family protein — encoded protein: MKRQTKLLYAAAAVIIIIGGALLMQAISKPQSAPIRVACVGDSLTEGSLYPDDLYMMLGGGYDVANFGWHGTTVSLDAPTPYMHEEVFRQALEFKPDIVIIMLGTNDANPDVQKYNAYFIEDYSALIDKFQSLESKPQVWLALPPPIFNNGTGLSTEFFEQHILPGISEVAAKTGLPTIDVYSALLSHPEAFPFDGVHPNDQGSRLIASAVYEALTKE
- a CDS encoding PadR family transcriptional regulator; the protein is MTDKDVFDAESIKAEFTRRLVSNLLDIILLAHFKEEPFSGYDATQYLHRSLNVLMSPGTVYANLYSMERHGLVESFRGPNKTLFKATAKGIFTKDLLTSPMEIAGFFSRIMEQ
- the tuf gene encoding translation elongation factor EF-1 subunit alpha — encoded protein: MSKSDKPHLNIIIMGHVDNGKSTTTGHLLYLAGVIDQRTIDAFKEEAEKMGKGTFHFAWVLDNLKEERERGVTIDLRFLQFPTKKYNMTVIDAPGHRDFIKNMITGASQADAAVLFSSAKKGEFEAGIGAGGQTREHAFLAFTQGIRQLIVAINKMDDNTVNWSQERYTEMKNEITRMLKTIGYKIEAINFIPVSGWTGDNLIKKSDKMPWYNGPTLMEGFDLLEVPAKPTNKPLRVPIQDVYTITGIGTVPVGRVETGILKPGQNLVFMPSNKTAEVKSIEMHHTSIPSAEPGDNIGISVRGIAKNDVHRGDVAGPVDNPPTVAKEFIGQILVIYHPTAIAAGYTPVLHYHTGQIACRFTELIKKIDPRTGQVSEEHPSFLKTGDAAQVRMEPLHPIAVEAFKDFPELGRFAVRDMGTTVAAGVIKEVTKKGP
- a CDS encoding GDSL-type esterase/lipase family protein — its product is MNRKVKLLSLALIAIVVVAATEAYMLTAQQNALAQPIRVACIGDSITRGNEYTIDLWSKLGSGYVVGDFGIGGATVDSHSGSGYINETAFQVALTFNPDVVIIMLGTNDANPELNETADAFIADYTALIEAFQGLDSKPQVWLVLPPPIYHNPGDLSEAILTQKIIPSIRQLAGQMDLPVIDVHTPLLGHEDYFIDGIHPKVAGAVVIAETIYAAVEPNLKQQAAAITLLT
- a CDS encoding glycosyltransferase, with protein sequence MSPKTASPYGVSVVTTTWNEQENIAELIRRIRQTLAGRPHEIVVVDDSSPDGTLQIAKQLADVAIGKAHEGQTKGLLLAAKHARYPIVVTIDSDLENPPETIPALLEKLADCDVAVASRRVLPRISERWAAATLGRLIGVSDFYSNFRAFRREAIVDAKLRGGETFGGELLVAAKKSGFKVGELKYQAPPRRSRPRIGGSLRANLRITASTCRCLWIYLLS